One part of the Glycine soja cultivar W05 chromosome 11, ASM419377v2, whole genome shotgun sequence genome encodes these proteins:
- the LOC114376651 gene encoding ras-related protein Rab11C, with translation MAHRVDHEYDYLFKIVLIGDSGVGKSNILSRFTRNEFCLESKSTIGVEFATRTLQVEGKTVKAQIWDTAGQERYRAITSAYYRGAVGALLVYDITKRQTFDNVQRWLRELRDHADSNIVIMMAGNKSDLSHLRAVSEDDGQALAEREGLSFLETSALEATNIEKAFQTILTEIYHIVSKKALAAQEAAVGTTLPGQGTTINVGDASGNTKRGCCST, from the exons ATGGCGCATCGAGTGGACCACGAGTATGACTATCTGTTCAAGATCGTTTTGATCGGAGACTCAGGTGTAGGAAAATCTAACATCCTCTCCAGGTTCACTCGAAACGAGTTCTGTTTAGAGTCCAAATCCACTATCGGAGTTGAGTTCGCCACCAGAACTCTTCAG GTAGAGGGAAAGACTGTGAAAGCACAGATCTGGGACACAGCAGGTCAAGAGCGGTACCGTGCCATTACCAGTGCTTATTACAGAGGAGCTGTTGGAGCTCTACTCGTATATGACATAACCAAGAGGCAAACCTTTGACAATGTCCAAAGGTGGTTGCGTGAACTGAGGGACCATGCAGACTCTAATATAGTTATCATGATGGCTGGAAATAAATCTGATTTGAGCCATCTTAGAGCGGTTTCAGAGGATGATGGTCAAGCATTGGCAGAGAGGGAAGGTCTCTCGTTTCTTGAGACATCTGCACTGGAAGCAACCAACATTGAGAAGGCATTCCAAACCATTTTGACAGAGATTTATCATATTGTTAGCAAAAAGGCACTTGCGGCTCAGGAAGCAGCTGTTGGTACCACACTTCCTGGTCAAGGTACCACCATCAATGTTGGGGATGCATCTGGGAATACAAAGAGAGGCTGCTGCTCCACTTAA